Proteins encoded in a region of the Vicia villosa cultivar HV-30 ecotype Madison, WI linkage group LG5, Vvil1.0, whole genome shotgun sequence genome:
- the LOC131605888 gene encoding auxin-responsive protein SAUR71-like codes for MNLVKKCKRVWGSSKRLCDAQDSTSSGSYGKLSEKCHKKQKDNTKKAPNGCLCVYVGPERQRFVIKIKIFNHPLFKTLLEGVENEYGYRNDGPLWLPCHVDMFCEALVEIESDEVDMGFVGCNFPMSHKHSSASQYSPLSCRSNLSSYDANYEVLV; via the coding sequence ATGAATTTAGTGAAGAAGTGTAAGAGAGTATGGGGAAGCAGCAAGAGATTGTGTGATGCACAAGACAGTACTAGCAGTGGCAGCTATGGAAAATTATCAGAAAAGTGTcacaaaaagcaaaaagataataCTAAGAAAGCACCAAATGGTTGTCTTTGTGTCTATGTTGGACCTGAGAGACAGAGATTCGTAATCAAGATCAAAATATTCAATCACCCTTTGTTCAAAACTCTTTTGGAAGGTGTTGAGAATGAATATGGATATAGAAACGATGGTCCTCTATGGCTTCCTTGTCATGTTGACATGTTCTGTGAAGCACTTGTGGAGATAGAGAGTGATGAGGTTGATATGGGTTTTGTAGGTTGCAATTTTCCAATGAGTCACAAACACAGCTCAGCTTCACAATATTCTCCGTTGTCTTGTCGTTCTAACTTGAGTTCATATGATGCAAattatgaggttttggtatgA